A window of Mobiluncus massiliensis genomic DNA:
TGCCTATGCTTCCGTGGGTGCGCACGTGAACTACAACTGGCCATACCACGTCACCAATATCGTAGGCCACCCTTACCTGGACGTAGCGTTGGTAAAACTCAATGCCCCCGGAAAAAATACCTTGCCCTTCAGCGTCCAAAACCTGAGTTCGGGTGCCGCGGCCCAGTTTTACGGTTTCGGCACCGGCGTTGATTTGAAAGTCGGCCAGTTGAGTTCTCTGGGCAGCCCGGGGGATGGGTTTCTTTACGCGCGTTCTGCCAGGAGCAATATTTCTGAAGTCGGGGATTCCGGCGGTCCTCTGGTCAGCGGTGGGGTGGTCTATGGTGTGCTGTCCGCGGCGGTGCAAGCGCCGCGTGGATACCTGCAGCCTGAGGACTACAAATTTGTCCCCAGCGCAGCGTTCGCCAGGTGGATTTTTGAGTCAATCAAAGCGGTTCCTTGGGAAGGCACGCCTTGGATAGTGCCGGCCCAACCGAATCCGTCCGTCAATCCCGGTCACAATCAGGCTCCTAATCAGCAACCTCAGACACCCCCTAATCAGCAGCCGAATCAGCAACCCCAACCTGCACTACCTGCCAATCCTGCACCGGGTCGGGTTTTCGGACCTGACCGGGTCACAACCTCTCTTGCTGCCTGGCGTCAAGGCGGATTTACCGGCCCTTCCCTGGTCATTGCCACCGGCACCGCAGCACCCGATGCCCTCAGCGCCGGCCCCTTAGCCGCGGCGTTGGACGCTCCGCTGGTCCTGTCGAACGGTCCATTTGTAGAACCTGGCACAGTTGCCGAAATCCAGGCTAGGGGAATTCGCGATGTGCGATTGGTGGGGGGCCAGGTCGCTTTTGACCCTGCCACGCTAGGAGCCTTACAGGCCCGCGGGGTGCAGGTCAGTCACATTTACGGCACGAATCGATACGGTACCGCGGCGGCGGTTGCCGGCCAAACTATTGCAGAATGGAATCAACGCGGTATCGCTCAAACACCAATTTTCTTGGCTGACGGCCTTTCATTTCCAGATGCGCTAAGTTCAGGAGCAGGCGCAGCGTTCACTCACGGTGTGGTGGTGCTGAACGCAGGAGGTTCTCTCCCGCCGGAAACGGTTGAGTTTATCCGAAACCATCAAGCCCAATCGGGTGGAAGTATATTTCCCATTGGTGGACCGGCGGTGCAGGCGTGGAATCAGGCCGGATTAGCAGGATACAAGTCGCAGCCCATTCAAGGTTTGGATCGATATCAAACCGCACAGTTTGTCGCCCAAGCCTTTGCTCCCGGTGCCACTTCCGCGGTCGTCGCCAGTGGAGTGAACTTTCCCGATGGTCTGGCAGGAGCGGCTTTGGCCGCACACCGTAACTCCTGCTTACTGCTGACCAACCCCAATGTCCTGTCTGCACCCGCCGCAGCCCGGTTGGCACAGCTGCCTAACCGTGATTTGTCCGTAATCATGGGTGGGCCAGGAGCTATCAGTGAGGCCGTAGCTTGGTCAGTCCGAGGCTAGGTTTTCAGAAATCAGCTTTCCGGGAACCGGCACCGCGTCCCAACTGTGAAGCAATGACCGAACACATAATGAGCTGCTCTAAGTGCAGCAGCATGATGGGTACAGCGATAGCGCCAAACAGGGAAGTTGGGAAGATAATCATGGCCATCGGTAAGCCGGTAGCCAGGGACTTTTTCGAGCCGCACATCATGGCGGCGATACGGTCGGCACGATTCAAAGCGCAGAGTTTTCCCCACCCAAACCAGGTTAAAATCAGCATGATACCCACGATGACGAAGGCATCCGCCCCAATCAGCACGAAGTCTAAAGCCCCCACGGTGTCCCACAAACCATGCAGCTTCGCGCCGGAAACCGCCGAGACCACCACCAGGTAAATCGTGCCTTTATCGACTGTTTTCGTGATGACGGGGTGGGCGTTCAACCAGTTGCGGGTCCACCGTCCGCTGAGCTGACCCAGCACGAAAGGCAGCAAAATCAATACGGCAATATCGCGCAAGGTCGTCAGCGAGACGGTACCGGCCTTGCCCAGCAGCAACAGGACCAACAGGGGAGTTGCAAACGTCCCGACCAGGTTAGAGATAGTGGCGGCCGTGACCGCCCCAGCAACATTACCCCCGGCGATGGACGTAAAACCGATAGAGGACTGCACCGTGGAAGGCAGCAGGCAGGTGTAATACATACCCAAGGCAAAACTGGGTCCCAGGAACCACCCGGAGACGTGATAGTTCAAAAAACCCAGCAGGGGATAGAGCACAAAAGTCGAGGCCAGAATTACCAGCTGCAGGCGGTAGTTCTTAAGCCCGCCCATAACCTCGGCAGTTTTCAGGCGCGCCCCGTAAACAAAGAACAGTACAGCAATCGCATAGTGGCTAACCGCTCCCACAAATGTCACTACTGCGGCAGGCAGGGGGATAAAAATCCCCGCAATCATAATCAACAGCAGGGTGAAAACAAACCAGTCTACGTAGGAAAAAAACCAACGGATAAATGGCATGGAATCGTGCCAACCAACTATGCAGATTCAGCAGTTAGGAACCGATGGCCGGTCCCCACTGGTGAGTCTCGATTTCCTGCACGATGCCGTGGACTTGGTTGGGATCGTGTTTCAGATACGTCAACGCTTCCTCCGGGGTCTCGACGTTCATCAGCAGCAGCGCGCCGGGTTTCTCGGTTTCGTTCATCCAGGCACCGGCGGCCTGAAGTTTCCCGGATTTTTCCAAGTTCCCCAGGTAAGCCAAATGTTCGGGGCGAATCGTGGCTCGGTCGGCTTCACGGGCGGGGTCATAGTGGTAGATAACAACGACTTTACTCATAGCTCAATTCTAGGCACGTGCCACGCGCAACGAAAACCGGCCCGAATCGTCAGAAACTCCCGGGGGCATTAAACTGAACAGGTGCATGAAACTTTGAAAGTCCACGGAGCGCGTGAACATAATCTCAAGGCCGTCAACGTTGAAATCCCTCGAAATGCCTTGGTGGTGTTTACCGGGTTGTCCGGCTCGGGTAAGTCATCGCTGGCTTTTGACACGATTTTTGCCGAAGGGCAGCGCCGTTACGTGGAATCCCTGTCCTCCTATGCCCGGCAGTTCTTGGGGCGGATGGACAAACCTGTGGTGGACTTCATCGAGGGGCTGTCTCCCGCGGTGTCGATTGACCAAAAGTCCACCTCTCACAATCCGCGCTCTACGGTGGGTACCATCACCGAGATTTACGACTATTTGCGCCTGCTGTTTGCGCGAGCCGGTACCCAGTACTGTCCCGTGTGTGGCGAGGAAATTACGGCACAGTCTGCGGAACAAATTGTGAACTGGCTGTTCACTTTGGGGGAGGGGACCCGACTAGAGGTTTTGGCTCCGGTGGTTCGCGGACGTAAAGGCGAGTACTCAGAACTGTTTGCGCAACTGGCCGCCAAGGGTTTTACCCGGATGCGGGTGGACGGCGAGAATCATCGCCTGGAAGAACCCCCGACTCTCGAAAAACAGCTGAAACACGATATTTCGGTGTCGGTTGACCGGGTCGTCATCCGGGAAGGTTCGCGTTCTCGCGTGGCGGATTCTATCGAGACTGCCTTGGGGCTAGCAGAAGGACTGGTGGTGGTCGATTTCGTTGACCGCGACCCGGAGGATCCCGAACGTAGCCGTCGTTTTTCGGAAAAACGAGCCTGTCCGAATAATCATCCGCTGGCTTTGGAAGAAATCGAACCGCGCACGTTTTCCTTTAACGCGCCTTACGGGGCCTGTCCCGATTGTTCCGGGATTGGCTCCCGTTTGGTCATTGACCCCGAACTCGTGGTGCCAAATCCCGAATTGACCCTGCGTGAAGGTGCCGTCAGCCCTTGGACCAGTTCCAAAGACACTATGGAGCGTATTCTCAAAGGGCTGGGAGACGAGGTCGGGTTTGACCTCGACACTCCGTGGCAGGATCTGTCCGAGCAGGTGCGTGAATATCTGATGTGGGGCAAGAACTATAAGGTACGGGTGAAGTATCGCAACCGCTGGGGTCGCGAACGGGTCTACACCACCGGTTTCGAGGGCGCGGCGAACTATATCCAGCGTCGCTACGATGAAACCGACTCTGATTTTTCCAAAGCGAAATATGAAGGCTATATGCGGGAAGTGCCCTGTCCGACGTGTCAGGGGCGGCGCTTGAAGCCGGAAGTCTTGGCGGTCCGTATCGGGGAACTTAATATCTCTGAACTGACCGATTTGGCCATCGACGAAGTTCAATCCTATTTAAGAGATATTCCTTTATCTGGTATGAAAGCTAAAATTGCCGAACCGATTTTACAAGAGGTCCGGGCGCGGTTGTCGTTCCTCATTGACGTGGGGTTGAACTACCTGACGCTATCGCGAGCGGCAAATACTCTCTCCGGGGGCGAGGCGCAGCGCATTCGCTTAGCTACCCAGATCGGATCCGGACTGGTAGGCGTGCTCTATGTGCTAGATGAGCCTTCCATCGGTCTGCACCAGCGTGATAATCAACGCCTCATCGATACCTTGAAAGGTTTGCGCGACTTGGGCAACACCCTCATCGTGGTGGAGCACGATGAGGACACTATCCGGTCGGCCGACTGGGTGGTAGACATCGGTCCCGGAGCGGGTGAATCCGGGGGACAAATCGTCCATTCCGGGACGGTGAAGGAATTACTGAAAAACCAGTCCTCGCTGACCGCAGCCTACTTGGCTGGACGGAAATCTATCGAAATCCCACGTCAACGCCGCAAACCTGACCCACAGCGGATTCTGACGGTGCGGGGGGCGCGAGAGAATAACCTGCAAAACATAGACGTGTCATTCCCCTTGGGGTGCCTCATCGCGGTTACCGGAGTGTCCGGTTCCGGGAAATCCACCCTGGTTAACTCTATTTTGTATCAGGCTTTAGCCCGAGATCTGAACCGAGCCCACGTGGTTCCGGGACGTCACAAACAGATTGAGGGCACCGCTCACCTGGACAAAGTTATTCACGTGGACCAATCGCCCATCGGCCGCACCCCGCGCTCGAATCCAGCGACTTATACCGGCGTTTGGGATGCGATTCGGAAACTGTTTGCCCAGACCGAAGAAGCGCGGATTCGCGGTTATGGACCGGGACGGTTTTCCTTTAACGTCAAAGGTGGACGCTGTGAAGCCTGCCGTGGCGACGGCACCTTAAAAATCGAGATGAACTTCCTGCCCGATGTCTATGTGCCCTGTGAGGTTTGCGGCGGGGCGCGCTATAACCGGGAAACTTTGGAAGTGTACTACCACGGAAAAAATGTGCGCGATGTTTTAGATATGCCGATTTCTCAGGCCGCGCAGTTCTTTTCCTCCATCCCCGGCGTGTCTCGCTACCTGGACACTTTGACCGCGGTCGGCTTGGGATATGTAAAGCTCGGCCAGAGCGCAACCACGCTGTCCGGTGGGGAAGCCCAACGGGTCAAGCTGGCTAGCGAGCTGCATAAGCGCACAAATGGACGCGCTATCTATGTGCTCGACGAACCGACCACCGGTCTGCACGTCGATGACATCCGCAAACTCATGGCCATCCTGCAGGGACTGGTCGAGAAAGGCAACACGGTGGTGGTCATCGAGCACAACCTCGATGTCATAAAGTGCGCTGACTGGGTTATCGACCTCGGCCCGGAAGGCGGTAAGGGTGGTGGTACCGTGGTCGCGGAGGGCACTCCCGAGGACGTGGCGCAGGTATCCGGTTCGTTTACCGGGCAATACCTCGCAAAAATCCTGAAACCGAAAGGCAAAAAATGACTGTAGATGTTAGCGATGCGGAATGGAAAGAACGGCTGAGCCCTCGCGCTTATGCAGTATTACGGCAAGCCGCTACGGAACGACCAGGCACCGGGGAACTACTCCATGAAACACGTGCCGGTCTCTACAGTTGCGGAGCGTGCGGGGAGCCGCTGTTCGATGCCAATACGAAGTTTGACTCCGGATGCGGATGGCCGAGCTTTTTCGAGGCAAAGCCGGAAGCGGTATGCGAAGTCACCGATACCTCTCACGGAATGATTCGCACCGAAGTTCGCTGCGCCAATTGCGGCTCCCACCTGGGACACGTATTCCCGGACGCGCCGCAAACTCCGACCGGCAACCGGTTTTGCATGAATTCCGTGGCCCTAAGTTTCCGACCCCAGGAGTGACCCGCTGTCCCGCTAGCTGAATGCGTATAGGCCTACCCGGACGATGACGCAGACCGAGGACACGGAATGAGTGCCGAAACCGACTCAGCAATCTGAGGGAAACTTTAGAGAGTCGCTTTCTCTAGCAACTTGTCATCCGACCCCAGACCGGTCAAGTCCACGACTCGACCGTTGGCGATGTACAGGGGGGTTCCAGCACTGTCACGTCCGAGGCTCTTGACCCGCTGTTCGGCCAGAATATTAATTGCCTGCAACCCAGACTCTGGGGTAGCCGGAGGAACAGACTTGTAATCGATGCCGTGTGCGGCCGCGATTTTAGCCAGCTCGGCATCAGGTTCGCGGATAGTCTGCGCCCACTCGGTATTATTCTGGTTCTTTTCGTAATCAGCCGACTTGTAGTTGTTCATCGCGAACCCGGTCAAATCTTTGCTGAGTTCCCACAGTTTGTCAGGCTGATTTTCCGCTGTCCAGTACATGAGGTTATTGGCGGAAAAAGCAATGTTGGGGAACTTTAACTGCTGGGCGTGGGTCAGGGTCGGGCGCAACACCACAATGGCCTGACCGCCCTCGACCAAGTCATTGAGCTGTTGGCCATCATTGAGTTGGGCTTCAACGTCATTGCAGATGTTGCACAAGTAGTCGTAGTACAGTTCGAGGACCTTGGTGCCCTTCTTCGCCTCGGCAGTGATTTCTTCATTCGTCAAAACTTTGCCGCCTTTGAGCCAAATGCCCCGCCCGTCTTCGTAGGTTTGGGGTTCGGCGAAGTCAATCATCGTTTTCGTCCCGGCGATGGTATCTGCAGGCTGGGCCGCCAGTTCGTGTTTCGTGGTCGCAATCTTAACAAACACGATAACCAGGGCCAGCACAATGGCGACCAATACGATAGCCAGAACGGTGCCGGAGCGATTACCGGGCCGAGACACCGTCAGATTGGGCTTAGAGGAACCTTTTTTCTGTTTTGACATCTGTGAACTCCAATCACTTACCGCCATTAAACCCTGAGTGGCAGGGAAGTTTCAACATTTGAAAAATTATTGCAGACACAGATGACCCGCCCGGCGCCGCAGACGACCCGCCTGTTCTAAAGATTTCAGCCCGGCTTGCATTCGCTGACGAATATCGGTGCGAGCCGGAGTTAAATCCAAGACGCGCGCGACTGCTT
This region includes:
- a CDS encoding cell wall-binding repeat-containing protein; the protein is MSRHLNLRHLWTVLTVAVFSAGLLAMPVPAQAIKGGNLAGGSRTDWAVALQIVNRNDSGWMKCSGTFVTPDWVLTAKHCVTNADLQHAYASVGAHVNYNWPYHVTNIVGHPYLDVALVKLNAPGKNTLPFSVQNLSSGAAAQFYGFGTGVDLKVGQLSSLGSPGDGFLYARSARSNISEVGDSGGPLVSGGVVYGVLSAAVQAPRGYLQPEDYKFVPSAAFARWIFESIKAVPWEGTPWIVPAQPNPSVNPGHNQAPNQQPQTPPNQQPNQQPQPALPANPAPGRVFGPDRVTTSLAAWRQGGFTGPSLVIATGTAAPDALSAGPLAAALDAPLVLSNGPFVEPGTVAEIQARGIRDVRLVGGQVAFDPATLGALQARGVQVSHIYGTNRYGTAAAVAGQTIAEWNQRGIAQTPIFLADGLSFPDALSSGAGAAFTHGVVVLNAGGSLPPETVEFIRNHQAQSGGSIFPIGGPAVQAWNQAGLAGYKSQPIQGLDRYQTAQFVAQAFAPGATSAVVASGVNFPDGLAGAALAAHRNSCLLLTNPNVLSAPAAARLAQLPNRDLSVIMGGPGAISEAVAWSVRG
- a CDS encoding bile acid:sodium symporter family protein, translating into MPFIRWFFSYVDWFVFTLLLIMIAGIFIPLPAAVVTFVGAVSHYAIAVLFFVYGARLKTAEVMGGLKNYRLQLVILASTFVLYPLLGFLNYHVSGWFLGPSFALGMYYTCLLPSTVQSSIGFTSIAGGNVAGAVTAATISNLVGTFATPLLVLLLLGKAGTVSLTTLRDIAVLILLPFVLGQLSGRWTRNWLNAHPVITKTVDKGTIYLVVVSAVSGAKLHGLWDTVGALDFVLIGADAFVIVGIMLILTWFGWGKLCALNRADRIAAMMCGSKKSLATGLPMAMIIFPTSLFGAIAVPIMLLHLEQLIMCSVIASQLGRGAGSRKADF
- a CDS encoding YciI family protein; translation: MSKVVVIYHYDPAREADRATIRPEHLAYLGNLEKSGKLQAAGAWMNETEKPGALLLMNVETPEEALTYLKHDPNQVHGIVQEIETHQWGPAIGS
- the uvrA gene encoding excinuclease ABC subunit UvrA, which encodes MHETLKVHGAREHNLKAVNVEIPRNALVVFTGLSGSGKSSLAFDTIFAEGQRRYVESLSSYARQFLGRMDKPVVDFIEGLSPAVSIDQKSTSHNPRSTVGTITEIYDYLRLLFARAGTQYCPVCGEEITAQSAEQIVNWLFTLGEGTRLEVLAPVVRGRKGEYSELFAQLAAKGFTRMRVDGENHRLEEPPTLEKQLKHDISVSVDRVVIREGSRSRVADSIETALGLAEGLVVVDFVDRDPEDPERSRRFSEKRACPNNHPLALEEIEPRTFSFNAPYGACPDCSGIGSRLVIDPELVVPNPELTLREGAVSPWTSSKDTMERILKGLGDEVGFDLDTPWQDLSEQVREYLMWGKNYKVRVKYRNRWGRERVYTTGFEGAANYIQRRYDETDSDFSKAKYEGYMREVPCPTCQGRRLKPEVLAVRIGELNISELTDLAIDEVQSYLRDIPLSGMKAKIAEPILQEVRARLSFLIDVGLNYLTLSRAANTLSGGEAQRIRLATQIGSGLVGVLYVLDEPSIGLHQRDNQRLIDTLKGLRDLGNTLIVVEHDEDTIRSADWVVDIGPGAGESGGQIVHSGTVKELLKNQSSLTAAYLAGRKSIEIPRQRRKPDPQRILTVRGARENNLQNIDVSFPLGCLIAVTGVSGSGKSTLVNSILYQALARDLNRAHVVPGRHKQIEGTAHLDKVIHVDQSPIGRTPRSNPATYTGVWDAIRKLFAQTEEARIRGYGPGRFSFNVKGGRCEACRGDGTLKIEMNFLPDVYVPCEVCGGARYNRETLEVYYHGKNVRDVLDMPISQAAQFFSSIPGVSRYLDTLTAVGLGYVKLGQSATTLSGGEAQRVKLASELHKRTNGRAIYVLDEPTTGLHVDDIRKLMAILQGLVEKGNTVVVIEHNLDVIKCADWVIDLGPEGGKGGGTVVAEGTPEDVAQVSGSFTGQYLAKILKPKGKK
- the msrB gene encoding peptide-methionine (R)-S-oxide reductase MsrB, whose amino-acid sequence is MTVDVSDAEWKERLSPRAYAVLRQAATERPGTGELLHETRAGLYSCGACGEPLFDANTKFDSGCGWPSFFEAKPEAVCEVTDTSHGMIRTEVRCANCGSHLGHVFPDAPQTPTGNRFCMNSVALSFRPQE